The following proteins are co-located in the Gorilla gorilla gorilla isolate KB3781 chromosome 18, NHGRI_mGorGor1-v2.1_pri, whole genome shotgun sequence genome:
- the CDK10 gene encoding cyclin-dependent kinase 10 isoform X7: MAEADLECEQIRLKCIRKEGFFTVPPEHRLGRCRSVKEFEKLNRIGEGTYGIVYRARDTQTDEIVALKKVRMDKEKDGIPISSLREITLLLRLRHPNIVELKEVVVGSHLESIFLVMGYCEQDLASLLENMPTPFSEAQVKCIVLQVLRGLQYLHRNFIIHRDLKVSNLLMTDKGCVKTADFGLARAYGVPVKPMTPKVVTLWYRAPELLLGTTTQTTSIDMWAVGCILAELLAHRPLLPGTSEIHQIDLIVQLLGTPRLFQAAAGRPVQPPEAALQQPEAQVPMAVGGRAAPAALPVHGDGRGLPGELLFQGEAPTSSDQWCL, from the exons ATGGCGGAGGCAGATCTGGAGTGCGAGCAGATCCGTCTGAAGTGTATTCGTAAGGAGGGCTTCTTCACGGTGCCTCCGGAACACAGG CTGGGACGATGCCGGAGTGTGAAGGAGTTTGAGAAGCTGAACCGCATTGGAGAGGGTACCTACGGCATTGTGT ATCGGGCCCGGGACACCCAGACAGATGAGATTGTCGCGCTGAAGAAGGTGCGGATGGACAAGGAGAAGGATG GCATCCCCATCAGCAGCTTGCGGGAGATCACACTGCTGCTCCGCCTGCGTCATCCAAACATCGTGGAGCTGAAGGAGGTGGTTGTGGGGAGCCACCTGGAGAG CATCTTCCTGGTGATGGGTTACTGTGAGCAGGACCTGGCCAGCCTCCTGGAGAATATGCCAACACCCTTCTCGGAGGCCCAG GTCAAGTGCATCGTGCTGCAGGTGCTCCGGGGCCTCCAGTATCTGCACAGGAACTTCATTATCCACAG GGACCTGAAGGTTTCCAACTTGCTCATGACCGACAAGGGCTGTGTGAAGACAG CGGATTTCGGCCTGGCCCGGGCCTATGGTGTCCCAGTAAAGCCAATGACCCCCAAGGTGGTCACTCTCTG GTACCGAGCCCCTGAACTGCTGTTGGGAACCACCACGCAGACCACCAGCATCGACATGTG GGCTGTGGGCTGCATACTGGCCGAGCTGCTGGCGCACAGGCCCCTTCTCCCCGGCACTTCCGAGATCCACCAGATCGACTTGATCGTGCAGCTGCTGGGCACTCCCA GGCTTTTCCAAGCTGCCGCTGGTCGGCCAGTACAGCCTCCGGAAGCAGCCCTACAACAACCTGAAGCACAAGTTCCCATGGCTGTCGGAGGCCGGGCTGCGCCTGCTGCACTTCCTGTTCAT GGCGACGGCCGGGGACTGCCTGGAGAGCTCCTATTTCAAGGAGAAGCCCCTAC GTCGTCCGATCAGTGGTGTCTGTGA
- the CDK10 gene encoding cyclin-dependent kinase 10 isoform X5 has product MAEADLECEQIRLKCIRKEGFFTVPPEHRLGRCRSVKEFEKLNRIGEGTYGIVYRARDTQTDEIVALKKVRMDKEKDGIPISSLREITLLLRLRHPNIVELKEVVVGSHLESIFLVMGYCEQDLASLLENMPTPFSEAQVKCIVLQVLRGLQYLHRNFIIHRDLKVSNLLMTDKGCVKTADFGLARAYGVPVKPMTPKVVTLWYRAPELLLGTTTQTTSIDMWAVGCILAELLAHRPLLPGTSEIHQIDLIVQLLGTPSENIWPGFSKLPLVGQYSLRKQPYNNLKHKFPWLSEAGLRLLHFLFMATAGDCLESSYFKEKPLRRPISGVCEGCREPG; this is encoded by the exons ATGGCGGAGGCAGATCTGGAGTGCGAGCAGATCCGTCTGAAGTGTATTCGTAAGGAGGGCTTCTTCACGGTGCCTCCGGAACACAGG CTGGGACGATGCCGGAGTGTGAAGGAGTTTGAGAAGCTGAACCGCATTGGAGAGGGTACCTACGGCATTGTGT ATCGGGCCCGGGACACCCAGACAGATGAGATTGTCGCGCTGAAGAAGGTGCGGATGGACAAGGAGAAGGATG GCATCCCCATCAGCAGCTTGCGGGAGATCACACTGCTGCTCCGCCTGCGTCATCCAAACATCGTGGAGCTGAAGGAGGTGGTTGTGGGGAGCCACCTGGAGAG CATCTTCCTGGTGATGGGTTACTGTGAGCAGGACCTGGCCAGCCTCCTGGAGAATATGCCAACACCCTTCTCGGAGGCCCAG GTCAAGTGCATCGTGCTGCAGGTGCTCCGGGGCCTCCAGTATCTGCACAGGAACTTCATTATCCACAG GGACCTGAAGGTTTCCAACTTGCTCATGACCGACAAGGGCTGTGTGAAGACAG CGGATTTCGGCCTGGCCCGGGCCTATGGTGTCCCAGTAAAGCCAATGACCCCCAAGGTGGTCACTCTCTG GTACCGAGCCCCTGAACTGCTGTTGGGAACCACCACGCAGACCACCAGCATCGACATGTG GGCTGTGGGCTGCATACTGGCCGAGCTGCTGGCGCACAGGCCCCTTCTCCCCGGCACTTCCGAGATCCACCAGATCGACTTGATCGTGCAGCTGCTGGGCACTCCCAGTGAGAACATCTGGCCG GGCTTTTCCAAGCTGCCGCTGGTCGGCCAGTACAGCCTCCGGAAGCAGCCCTACAACAACCTGAAGCACAAGTTCCCATGGCTGTCGGAGGCCGGGCTGCGCCTGCTGCACTTCCTGTTCAT GGCGACGGCCGGGGACTGCCTGGAGAGCTCCTATTTCAAGGAGAAGCCCCTAC GTCGTCCGATCAGTGGTGTCTGTGAAGGGTGCCGCGAGCCAGGCTGA
- the CDK10 gene encoding cyclin-dependent kinase 10 isoform X4, translated as MAEADLECEQIRLKCIRKEGFFTVPPEHRLGRCRSVKEFEKLNRIGEGTYGIVYRARDTQTDEIVALKKVRMDKEKDGIPISSLREITLLLRLRHPNIVELKEVVVGSHLESIFLVMGYCEQDLASLLENMPTPFSEAQVKCIVLQVLRGLQYLHRNFIIHRDLKVSNLLMTDKGCVKTADFGLARAYGVPVKPMTPKVVTLWYRAPELLLGTTTQTTSIDMWAVGCILAELLAHRPLLPGTSEIHQIDLIVQLLGTPSENIWPGFSKLPLVGQYSLRKQPYNNLKHKFPWLSEAGLRLLHFLFMYDPKKRATAGDCLESSYFKEKPLRESAGFLTRSVGL; from the exons ATGGCGGAGGCAGATCTGGAGTGCGAGCAGATCCGTCTGAAGTGTATTCGTAAGGAGGGCTTCTTCACGGTGCCTCCGGAACACAGG CTGGGACGATGCCGGAGTGTGAAGGAGTTTGAGAAGCTGAACCGCATTGGAGAGGGTACCTACGGCATTGTGT ATCGGGCCCGGGACACCCAGACAGATGAGATTGTCGCGCTGAAGAAGGTGCGGATGGACAAGGAGAAGGATG GCATCCCCATCAGCAGCTTGCGGGAGATCACACTGCTGCTCCGCCTGCGTCATCCAAACATCGTGGAGCTGAAGGAGGTGGTTGTGGGGAGCCACCTGGAGAG CATCTTCCTGGTGATGGGTTACTGTGAGCAGGACCTGGCCAGCCTCCTGGAGAATATGCCAACACCCTTCTCGGAGGCCCAG GTCAAGTGCATCGTGCTGCAGGTGCTCCGGGGCCTCCAGTATCTGCACAGGAACTTCATTATCCACAG GGACCTGAAGGTTTCCAACTTGCTCATGACCGACAAGGGCTGTGTGAAGACAG CGGATTTCGGCCTGGCCCGGGCCTATGGTGTCCCAGTAAAGCCAATGACCCCCAAGGTGGTCACTCTCTG GTACCGAGCCCCTGAACTGCTGTTGGGAACCACCACGCAGACCACCAGCATCGACATGTG GGCTGTGGGCTGCATACTGGCCGAGCTGCTGGCGCACAGGCCCCTTCTCCCCGGCACTTCCGAGATCCACCAGATCGACTTGATCGTGCAGCTGCTGGGCACTCCCAGTGAGAACATCTGGCCG GGCTTTTCCAAGCTGCCGCTGGTCGGCCAGTACAGCCTCCGGAAGCAGCCCTACAACAACCTGAAGCACAAGTTCCCATGGCTGTCGGAGGCCGGGCTGCGCCTGCTGCACTTCCTGTTCATGTACGACCCTAAGAAAAG GGCGACGGCCGGGGACTGCCTGGAGAGCTCCTATTTCAAGGAGAAGCCCCTACGTGAGTCTGCAGGGTTCCTGACTCGCTCTGTGGG CCTGTGA
- the CDK10 gene encoding cyclin-dependent kinase 10 isoform X12: protein MAEADLECEQIRLKCIHRARDTQTDEIVALKKVRMDKEKDGIPISSLREITLLLRLRHPNIVELKEVVVGSHLESIFLVMGYCEQDLASLLENMPTPFSEAQVKCIVLQVLRGLQYLHRNFIIHRDLKVSNLLMTDKGCVKTADFGLARAYGVPVKPMTPKVVTLWYRAPELLLGTTTQTTSIDMWAVGCILAELLAHRPLLPGTSEIHQIDLIVQLLGTPSENIWPGFSKLPLVGQYSLRKQPYNNLKHKFPWLSEAGLRLLHFLFMYDPKKRATAGDCLESSYFKEKPLRESAGFLTRSVGL, encoded by the exons ATGGCGGAGGCAGATCTGGAGTGCGAGCAGATCCGTCTGAAGTGTATTC ATCGGGCCCGGGACACCCAGACAGATGAGATTGTCGCGCTGAAGAAGGTGCGGATGGACAAGGAGAAGGATG GCATCCCCATCAGCAGCTTGCGGGAGATCACACTGCTGCTCCGCCTGCGTCATCCAAACATCGTGGAGCTGAAGGAGGTGGTTGTGGGGAGCCACCTGGAGAG CATCTTCCTGGTGATGGGTTACTGTGAGCAGGACCTGGCCAGCCTCCTGGAGAATATGCCAACACCCTTCTCGGAGGCCCAG GTCAAGTGCATCGTGCTGCAGGTGCTCCGGGGCCTCCAGTATCTGCACAGGAACTTCATTATCCACAG GGACCTGAAGGTTTCCAACTTGCTCATGACCGACAAGGGCTGTGTGAAGACAG CGGATTTCGGCCTGGCCCGGGCCTATGGTGTCCCAGTAAAGCCAATGACCCCCAAGGTGGTCACTCTCTG GTACCGAGCCCCTGAACTGCTGTTGGGAACCACCACGCAGACCACCAGCATCGACATGTG GGCTGTGGGCTGCATACTGGCCGAGCTGCTGGCGCACAGGCCCCTTCTCCCCGGCACTTCCGAGATCCACCAGATCGACTTGATCGTGCAGCTGCTGGGCACTCCCAGTGAGAACATCTGGCCG GGCTTTTCCAAGCTGCCGCTGGTCGGCCAGTACAGCCTCCGGAAGCAGCCCTACAACAACCTGAAGCACAAGTTCCCATGGCTGTCGGAGGCCGGGCTGCGCCTGCTGCACTTCCTGTTCATGTACGACCCTAAGAAAAG GGCGACGGCCGGGGACTGCCTGGAGAGCTCCTATTTCAAGGAGAAGCCCCTACGTGAGTCTGCAGGGTTCCTGACTCGCTCTGTGGG CCTGTGA
- the CDK10 gene encoding cyclin-dependent kinase 10 isoform X8 — MAEADLECEQIRLKCIHRARDTQTDEIVALKKVRMDKEKDGIPISSLREITLLLRLRHPNIVELKEVVVGSHLESIFLVMGYCEQDLASLLENMPTPFSEAQVKCIVLQVLRGLQYLHRNFIIHRDLKVSNLLMTDKGCVKTADFGLARAYGVPVKPMTPKVVTLWYRAPELLLGTTTQTTSIDMWAVGCILAELLAHRPLLPGTSEIHQIDLIVQLLGTPSENIWPGFSKLPLVGQYSLRKQPYNNLKHKFPWLSEAGLRLLHFLFMYDPKKRATAGDCLESSYFKEKPLPCEPELMPTFPHHRNKRAAPATSEGQSKRCKP, encoded by the exons ATGGCGGAGGCAGATCTGGAGTGCGAGCAGATCCGTCTGAAGTGTATTC ATCGGGCCCGGGACACCCAGACAGATGAGATTGTCGCGCTGAAGAAGGTGCGGATGGACAAGGAGAAGGATG GCATCCCCATCAGCAGCTTGCGGGAGATCACACTGCTGCTCCGCCTGCGTCATCCAAACATCGTGGAGCTGAAGGAGGTGGTTGTGGGGAGCCACCTGGAGAG CATCTTCCTGGTGATGGGTTACTGTGAGCAGGACCTGGCCAGCCTCCTGGAGAATATGCCAACACCCTTCTCGGAGGCCCAG GTCAAGTGCATCGTGCTGCAGGTGCTCCGGGGCCTCCAGTATCTGCACAGGAACTTCATTATCCACAG GGACCTGAAGGTTTCCAACTTGCTCATGACCGACAAGGGCTGTGTGAAGACAG CGGATTTCGGCCTGGCCCGGGCCTATGGTGTCCCAGTAAAGCCAATGACCCCCAAGGTGGTCACTCTCTG GTACCGAGCCCCTGAACTGCTGTTGGGAACCACCACGCAGACCACCAGCATCGACATGTG GGCTGTGGGCTGCATACTGGCCGAGCTGCTGGCGCACAGGCCCCTTCTCCCCGGCACTTCCGAGATCCACCAGATCGACTTGATCGTGCAGCTGCTGGGCACTCCCAGTGAGAACATCTGGCCG GGCTTTTCCAAGCTGCCGCTGGTCGGCCAGTACAGCCTCCGGAAGCAGCCCTACAACAACCTGAAGCACAAGTTCCCATGGCTGTCGGAGGCCGGGCTGCGCCTGCTGCACTTCCTGTTCATGTACGACCCTAAGAAAAG GGCGACGGCCGGGGACTGCCTGGAGAGCTCCTATTTCAAGGAGAAGCCCCTAC CCTGTGAGCCGGAGCTCATGCCGACCTTTCCCCACCACCGCAACAAGCGGGCCGCCCCAGCCACCTCCGAGGGCCAGAGCAAGCGCTGTAAACCCTGA
- the CDK10 gene encoding cyclin-dependent kinase 10 isoform X1 has translation MAEADLECEQIRLKCIRKEGFFTVPPEHRLGRCRSVKEFEKLNRIGEGTYGIVYRARDTQTDEIVALKKVRMDKEKDGIPISSLREITLLLRLRHPNIVELKEVVVGSHLESIFLVMGYCEQDLASLLENMPTPFSEAQVKCIVLQVLRGLQYLHRNFIIHRDLKVSNLLMTDKGCVKTADFGLARAYGVPVKPMTPKVVTLWYRAPELLLGTTTQTTSIDMWAVGCILAELLAHRPLLPGTSEIHQIDLIVQLLGTPSENIWPGFSKLPLVGQYSLRKQPYNNLKHKFPWLSEAGLRLLHFLFMYDPKKRATAGDCLESSYFKEKPLPCEPELMPTFPHHRNKRAAPATSEGQSKRCKP, from the exons ATGGCGGAGGCAGATCTGGAGTGCGAGCAGATCCGTCTGAAGTGTATTCGTAAGGAGGGCTTCTTCACGGTGCCTCCGGAACACAGG CTGGGACGATGCCGGAGTGTGAAGGAGTTTGAGAAGCTGAACCGCATTGGAGAGGGTACCTACGGCATTGTGT ATCGGGCCCGGGACACCCAGACAGATGAGATTGTCGCGCTGAAGAAGGTGCGGATGGACAAGGAGAAGGATG GCATCCCCATCAGCAGCTTGCGGGAGATCACACTGCTGCTCCGCCTGCGTCATCCAAACATCGTGGAGCTGAAGGAGGTGGTTGTGGGGAGCCACCTGGAGAG CATCTTCCTGGTGATGGGTTACTGTGAGCAGGACCTGGCCAGCCTCCTGGAGAATATGCCAACACCCTTCTCGGAGGCCCAG GTCAAGTGCATCGTGCTGCAGGTGCTCCGGGGCCTCCAGTATCTGCACAGGAACTTCATTATCCACAG GGACCTGAAGGTTTCCAACTTGCTCATGACCGACAAGGGCTGTGTGAAGACAG CGGATTTCGGCCTGGCCCGGGCCTATGGTGTCCCAGTAAAGCCAATGACCCCCAAGGTGGTCACTCTCTG GTACCGAGCCCCTGAACTGCTGTTGGGAACCACCACGCAGACCACCAGCATCGACATGTG GGCTGTGGGCTGCATACTGGCCGAGCTGCTGGCGCACAGGCCCCTTCTCCCCGGCACTTCCGAGATCCACCAGATCGACTTGATCGTGCAGCTGCTGGGCACTCCCAGTGAGAACATCTGGCCG GGCTTTTCCAAGCTGCCGCTGGTCGGCCAGTACAGCCTCCGGAAGCAGCCCTACAACAACCTGAAGCACAAGTTCCCATGGCTGTCGGAGGCCGGGCTGCGCCTGCTGCACTTCCTGTTCATGTACGACCCTAAGAAAAG GGCGACGGCCGGGGACTGCCTGGAGAGCTCCTATTTCAAGGAGAAGCCCCTAC CCTGTGAGCCGGAGCTCATGCCGACCTTTCCCCACCACCGCAACAAGCGGGCCGCCCCAGCCACCTCCGAGGGCCAGAGCAAGCGCTGTAAACCCTGA
- the CDK10 gene encoding cyclin-dependent kinase 10 isoform X3: MAEADLECEQIRLKCIRKEGFFTVPPEHRLGRCRSVKEFEKLNRIGEGTYGIVYRARDTQTDEIVALKKVRMDKEKDGIPISSLREITLLLRLRHPNIVELKEVVVGSHLESIFLVMGYCEQDLASLLENMPTPFSEAQVKCIVLQVLRGLQYLHRNFIIHRDLKVSNLLMTDKGCVKTADFGLARAYGVPVKPMTPKVVTLWYRAPELLLGTTTQTTSIDMWAVGCILAELLAHRPLLPGTSEIHQIDLIVQLLGTPSENIWPGFSKLPLVGQYSLRKQPYNNLKHKFPWLSEAGLRLLHFLFMYDPKKRATAGDCLESSYFKEKPLRRPISGVCEGCREPG, encoded by the exons ATGGCGGAGGCAGATCTGGAGTGCGAGCAGATCCGTCTGAAGTGTATTCGTAAGGAGGGCTTCTTCACGGTGCCTCCGGAACACAGG CTGGGACGATGCCGGAGTGTGAAGGAGTTTGAGAAGCTGAACCGCATTGGAGAGGGTACCTACGGCATTGTGT ATCGGGCCCGGGACACCCAGACAGATGAGATTGTCGCGCTGAAGAAGGTGCGGATGGACAAGGAGAAGGATG GCATCCCCATCAGCAGCTTGCGGGAGATCACACTGCTGCTCCGCCTGCGTCATCCAAACATCGTGGAGCTGAAGGAGGTGGTTGTGGGGAGCCACCTGGAGAG CATCTTCCTGGTGATGGGTTACTGTGAGCAGGACCTGGCCAGCCTCCTGGAGAATATGCCAACACCCTTCTCGGAGGCCCAG GTCAAGTGCATCGTGCTGCAGGTGCTCCGGGGCCTCCAGTATCTGCACAGGAACTTCATTATCCACAG GGACCTGAAGGTTTCCAACTTGCTCATGACCGACAAGGGCTGTGTGAAGACAG CGGATTTCGGCCTGGCCCGGGCCTATGGTGTCCCAGTAAAGCCAATGACCCCCAAGGTGGTCACTCTCTG GTACCGAGCCCCTGAACTGCTGTTGGGAACCACCACGCAGACCACCAGCATCGACATGTG GGCTGTGGGCTGCATACTGGCCGAGCTGCTGGCGCACAGGCCCCTTCTCCCCGGCACTTCCGAGATCCACCAGATCGACTTGATCGTGCAGCTGCTGGGCACTCCCAGTGAGAACATCTGGCCG GGCTTTTCCAAGCTGCCGCTGGTCGGCCAGTACAGCCTCCGGAAGCAGCCCTACAACAACCTGAAGCACAAGTTCCCATGGCTGTCGGAGGCCGGGCTGCGCCTGCTGCACTTCCTGTTCATGTACGACCCTAAGAAAAG GGCGACGGCCGGGGACTGCCTGGAGAGCTCCTATTTCAAGGAGAAGCCCCTAC GTCGTCCGATCAGTGGTGTCTGTGAAGGGTGCCGCGAGCCAGGCTGA
- the CDK10 gene encoding cyclin-dependent kinase 10 isoform X2 produces the protein MAEADLECEQIRLKCIRKEGFFTVPPEHRLGRCRSVKEFEKLNRIGEGTYGIVYRARDTQTDEIVALKKVRMDKEKDGIPISSLREITLLLRLRHPNIVELKEVVVGSHLESIFLVMGYCEQDLASLLENMPTPFSEAQVKCIVLQVLRGLQYLHRNFIIHRDLKVSNLLMTDKGCVKTADFGLARAYGVPVKPMTPKVVTLWYRAPELLLGTTTQTTSIDMWAVGCILAELLAHRPLLPGTSEIHQIDLIVQLLGTPSENIWPGFSKLPLVGQYSLRKQPYNNLKHKFPWLSEAGLRLLHFLFMATAGDCLESSYFKEKPLPCEPELMPTFPHHRNKRAAPATSEGQSKRCKP, from the exons ATGGCGGAGGCAGATCTGGAGTGCGAGCAGATCCGTCTGAAGTGTATTCGTAAGGAGGGCTTCTTCACGGTGCCTCCGGAACACAGG CTGGGACGATGCCGGAGTGTGAAGGAGTTTGAGAAGCTGAACCGCATTGGAGAGGGTACCTACGGCATTGTGT ATCGGGCCCGGGACACCCAGACAGATGAGATTGTCGCGCTGAAGAAGGTGCGGATGGACAAGGAGAAGGATG GCATCCCCATCAGCAGCTTGCGGGAGATCACACTGCTGCTCCGCCTGCGTCATCCAAACATCGTGGAGCTGAAGGAGGTGGTTGTGGGGAGCCACCTGGAGAG CATCTTCCTGGTGATGGGTTACTGTGAGCAGGACCTGGCCAGCCTCCTGGAGAATATGCCAACACCCTTCTCGGAGGCCCAG GTCAAGTGCATCGTGCTGCAGGTGCTCCGGGGCCTCCAGTATCTGCACAGGAACTTCATTATCCACAG GGACCTGAAGGTTTCCAACTTGCTCATGACCGACAAGGGCTGTGTGAAGACAG CGGATTTCGGCCTGGCCCGGGCCTATGGTGTCCCAGTAAAGCCAATGACCCCCAAGGTGGTCACTCTCTG GTACCGAGCCCCTGAACTGCTGTTGGGAACCACCACGCAGACCACCAGCATCGACATGTG GGCTGTGGGCTGCATACTGGCCGAGCTGCTGGCGCACAGGCCCCTTCTCCCCGGCACTTCCGAGATCCACCAGATCGACTTGATCGTGCAGCTGCTGGGCACTCCCAGTGAGAACATCTGGCCG GGCTTTTCCAAGCTGCCGCTGGTCGGCCAGTACAGCCTCCGGAAGCAGCCCTACAACAACCTGAAGCACAAGTTCCCATGGCTGTCGGAGGCCGGGCTGCGCCTGCTGCACTTCCTGTTCAT GGCGACGGCCGGGGACTGCCTGGAGAGCTCCTATTTCAAGGAGAAGCCCCTAC CCTGTGAGCCGGAGCTCATGCCGACCTTTCCCCACCACCGCAACAAGCGGGCCGCCCCAGCCACCTCCGAGGGCCAGAGCAAGCGCTGTAAACCCTGA
- the CDK10 gene encoding cyclin-dependent kinase 10 isoform X6 produces the protein MAEADLECEQIRLKCIRKEGFFTVPPEHRLGRCRSVKEFEKLNRIGEGTYGIVYRARDTQTDEIVALKKVRMDKEKDGIPISSLREITLLLRLRHPNIVELKEVVVGSHLESIFLVMGYCEQDLASLLENMPTPFSEAQVKCIVLQVLRGLQYLHRNFIIHRDLKVSNLLMTDKGCVKTADFGLARAYGVPVKPMTPKVVTLWYRAPELLLGTTTQTTSIDMWAVGCILAELLAHRPLLPGTSEIHQIDLIVQLLGTPSENIWPGFSKLPLVGQYSLRKQPYNNLKHKFPWLSEAGLRLLHFLFMATAGDCLESSYFKEKPLRESAGFLTRSVGL, from the exons ATGGCGGAGGCAGATCTGGAGTGCGAGCAGATCCGTCTGAAGTGTATTCGTAAGGAGGGCTTCTTCACGGTGCCTCCGGAACACAGG CTGGGACGATGCCGGAGTGTGAAGGAGTTTGAGAAGCTGAACCGCATTGGAGAGGGTACCTACGGCATTGTGT ATCGGGCCCGGGACACCCAGACAGATGAGATTGTCGCGCTGAAGAAGGTGCGGATGGACAAGGAGAAGGATG GCATCCCCATCAGCAGCTTGCGGGAGATCACACTGCTGCTCCGCCTGCGTCATCCAAACATCGTGGAGCTGAAGGAGGTGGTTGTGGGGAGCCACCTGGAGAG CATCTTCCTGGTGATGGGTTACTGTGAGCAGGACCTGGCCAGCCTCCTGGAGAATATGCCAACACCCTTCTCGGAGGCCCAG GTCAAGTGCATCGTGCTGCAGGTGCTCCGGGGCCTCCAGTATCTGCACAGGAACTTCATTATCCACAG GGACCTGAAGGTTTCCAACTTGCTCATGACCGACAAGGGCTGTGTGAAGACAG CGGATTTCGGCCTGGCCCGGGCCTATGGTGTCCCAGTAAAGCCAATGACCCCCAAGGTGGTCACTCTCTG GTACCGAGCCCCTGAACTGCTGTTGGGAACCACCACGCAGACCACCAGCATCGACATGTG GGCTGTGGGCTGCATACTGGCCGAGCTGCTGGCGCACAGGCCCCTTCTCCCCGGCACTTCCGAGATCCACCAGATCGACTTGATCGTGCAGCTGCTGGGCACTCCCAGTGAGAACATCTGGCCG GGCTTTTCCAAGCTGCCGCTGGTCGGCCAGTACAGCCTCCGGAAGCAGCCCTACAACAACCTGAAGCACAAGTTCCCATGGCTGTCGGAGGCCGGGCTGCGCCTGCTGCACTTCCTGTTCAT GGCGACGGCCGGGGACTGCCTGGAGAGCTCCTATTTCAAGGAGAAGCCCCTACGTGAGTCTGCAGGGTTCCTGACTCGCTCTGTGGG CCTGTGA
- the CDK10 gene encoding cyclin-dependent kinase 10 isoform X9 gives MAEADLECEQIRLKCIRKEGFFTVPPEHRLGRCRSVKEFEKLNRIGEGTYGIVYRARDTQTDEIVALKKVRMDKEKDGIPISSLREITLLLRLRHPNIVELKEVVVGSHLESIFLVMGYCEQDLASLLENMPTPFSEAQVKCIVLQVLRGLQYLHRNFIIHRDLKVSNLLMTDKGCVKTADFGLARAYGVPVKPMTPKVVTLWYRAPELLLGTTTQTTSIDMWAVGCILAELLAHRPLLPGTSEIHQIDLIVQLLGTPRLFQAAAGRPVQPPEAALQQPEAQVPMAVGGRAAPAALPVHGDGRGLPGELLFQGEAPTL, from the exons ATGGCGGAGGCAGATCTGGAGTGCGAGCAGATCCGTCTGAAGTGTATTCGTAAGGAGGGCTTCTTCACGGTGCCTCCGGAACACAGG CTGGGACGATGCCGGAGTGTGAAGGAGTTTGAGAAGCTGAACCGCATTGGAGAGGGTACCTACGGCATTGTGT ATCGGGCCCGGGACACCCAGACAGATGAGATTGTCGCGCTGAAGAAGGTGCGGATGGACAAGGAGAAGGATG GCATCCCCATCAGCAGCTTGCGGGAGATCACACTGCTGCTCCGCCTGCGTCATCCAAACATCGTGGAGCTGAAGGAGGTGGTTGTGGGGAGCCACCTGGAGAG CATCTTCCTGGTGATGGGTTACTGTGAGCAGGACCTGGCCAGCCTCCTGGAGAATATGCCAACACCCTTCTCGGAGGCCCAG GTCAAGTGCATCGTGCTGCAGGTGCTCCGGGGCCTCCAGTATCTGCACAGGAACTTCATTATCCACAG GGACCTGAAGGTTTCCAACTTGCTCATGACCGACAAGGGCTGTGTGAAGACAG CGGATTTCGGCCTGGCCCGGGCCTATGGTGTCCCAGTAAAGCCAATGACCCCCAAGGTGGTCACTCTCTG GTACCGAGCCCCTGAACTGCTGTTGGGAACCACCACGCAGACCACCAGCATCGACATGTG GGCTGTGGGCTGCATACTGGCCGAGCTGCTGGCGCACAGGCCCCTTCTCCCCGGCACTTCCGAGATCCACCAGATCGACTTGATCGTGCAGCTGCTGGGCACTCCCA GGCTTTTCCAAGCTGCCGCTGGTCGGCCAGTACAGCCTCCGGAAGCAGCCCTACAACAACCTGAAGCACAAGTTCCCATGGCTGTCGGAGGCCGGGCTGCGCCTGCTGCACTTCCTGTTCAT GGCGACGGCCGGGGACTGCCTGGAGAGCTCCTATTTCAAGGAGAAGCCCCTAC CCTGTGA